The Shewanella sp. KX20019 genome window below encodes:
- a CDS encoding TMEM165/GDT1 family protein, with protein MEAFLASTFTVAIAEIGDKTQLLALILAVRFKNKTAIILGIFLSTLANHFAAAWLGQWAISFISPEVGRYLVAASFFAIALWVLIPDKVDEEESRFYAMGPFLATFFLFFIAEMGDKTQIATVVLSAKYDALAMVVMGTTLGMLIANVPVVIAGHFSAEKLPMHWIHRGCAVLFAVLGVVTLLV; from the coding sequence GTGGAAGCTTTTCTCGCCTCAACCTTTACTGTTGCTATTGCCGAAATCGGTGATAAAACACAGCTACTCGCGCTCATTCTAGCGGTTCGTTTCAAAAATAAAACCGCCATTATTCTCGGTATTTTTCTGTCGACACTTGCAAACCATTTTGCCGCCGCTTGGCTTGGTCAATGGGCTATTAGTTTTATCAGTCCAGAAGTTGGTCGCTACCTAGTCGCTGCATCATTTTTTGCCATTGCACTGTGGGTGCTTATTCCTGATAAAGTTGATGAAGAGGAGAGCCGCTTTTATGCCATGGGGCCTTTCTTAGCCACTTTTTTCCTGTTTTTTATTGCCGAGATGGGTGATAAAACCCAGATAGCCACTGTAGTACTCTCAGCCAAATACGATGCATTAGCTATGGTTGTGATGGGCACCACGCTTGGCATGCTAATCGCTAATGTGCCGGTCGTTATCGCCGGCCACTTTAGTGCAGAAAAACTGCCTATGCACTGGATCCATCGCGGCTGCGCAGTATTGTTCGCCGTATTGGGTGTGGTTACATTACTTGTCTAG
- the katB gene encoding catalase KatB has protein sequence MSQQNRVLTAQNGAPISDDQNSVSAGERGPLLLQDWHLIEKLAHFNRERIPERIVHAKGTGVYGTFTLTKDLSDFTLADHFNGVGKQTETFVRFSTVGGEMGSADAERDPRGFGLRFYTERGNHDIVGNNTPTFFLRDGIKFPDFIHTQKRNPQTNLKDPHAMWDFWALNPEALHQVTILMSDRGIPANYRQMHGFGSHTFSFWNAKGERFWVKFHFKTKQGIANLTAEQADILKGIDPDSSQRDMVAAINDGNFPKWAVKVQIMAETEANTYKINPFDLTKVWPHADYPLIEIGELELNRMPENYFAEVEQVALAPSNLVPGVGASPDKMLQARLFAYADAQRYRIGANYNQLPVNCPHATTANHHQRGGAMAGTQCPFSSSQTGADASRNYGPNSHDGLQDQAQFAEPPLRLDGEADRYSRYDQDDFSQAGDLYRLLPEDEKSRLIANIVGTLSVVSEATQAKMVEHFSAADSDYGQRVKQALGF, from the coding sequence ATGAGTCAGCAAAACAGAGTACTTACTGCACAAAATGGCGCCCCTATCAGCGATGACCAAAACTCAGTATCAGCGGGCGAGCGCGGGCCATTACTGCTGCAAGATTGGCATCTTATTGAGAAGCTGGCTCACTTTAACCGTGAGCGAATTCCTGAGCGTATAGTGCACGCTAAAGGTACTGGGGTTTACGGTACGTTTACCCTAACAAAGGATTTAAGCGATTTTACTCTGGCTGACCATTTTAACGGTGTCGGCAAGCAAACTGAAACTTTTGTGCGCTTCTCAACCGTGGGCGGCGAAATGGGCTCTGCTGATGCTGAACGTGACCCACGTGGCTTTGGTTTGCGTTTTTACACTGAGCGCGGCAACCACGATATTGTCGGTAATAACACGCCGACATTTTTTCTGAGAGATGGTATTAAGTTCCCCGACTTTATCCATACACAAAAGCGTAATCCACAGACCAATCTTAAAGATCCACATGCAATGTGGGATTTCTGGGCGTTAAACCCAGAGGCGTTACATCAAGTCACGATCTTGATGTCTGATCGCGGTATCCCGGCTAACTACCGTCAAATGCATGGATTTGGTTCGCACACCTTCTCTTTCTGGAATGCTAAGGGTGAACGTTTCTGGGTTAAGTTCCACTTTAAGACTAAGCAAGGCATTGCCAACTTAACCGCAGAGCAGGCCGATATCCTTAAAGGGATTGACCCTGACTCGTCGCAGCGCGATATGGTGGCAGCGATTAATGACGGTAACTTCCCTAAGTGGGCAGTGAAAGTACAGATAATGGCAGAAACTGAAGCTAACACTTATAAGATCAACCCGTTTGACCTGACCAAGGTGTGGCCACATGCTGACTACCCATTGATTGAGATTGGTGAGTTAGAACTGAATCGAATGCCTGAAAACTACTTTGCAGAGGTTGAGCAGGTTGCATTAGCCCCGAGTAACTTAGTACCTGGAGTTGGTGCATCGCCAGACAAGATGCTGCAAGCGCGTTTGTTTGCTTATGCTGATGCCCAGCGCTACCGTATTGGTGCTAACTACAACCAGTTGCCGGTTAACTGCCCCCATGCAACCACCGCAAATCATCATCAACGTGGCGGCGCAATGGCGGGAACACAATGTCCTTTCTCTAGCAGCCAAACAGGCGCTGATGCAAGCCGCAACTATGGACCTAATAGCCATGATGGCTTGCAAGACCAAGCACAGTTTGCAGAGCCACCGCTACGTTTAGACGGCGAAGCAGATCGCTATAGCCGTTACGATCAAGATGACTTTAGCCAAGCGGGCGACCTTTATCGTCTATTGCCTGAAGATGAAAAATCCAGATTGATTGCCAATATTGTCGGCACCTTGAGTGTGGTGAGTGAAGCAACGCAGGCGAAAATGGTTGAGCACTTTAGCGCCGCGGATAGCGATTATGGCCAACGTGTAAAGCAAGCATTAGGGTTCTAG